The genomic stretch GCCGATCAGGATGATCGCCTCGCGCTGGTCGTGCGGCAGGCTGTCGAGCGCCGCGCTTGAAGTCGGCCAGGTCCATCATGCCCGTATTGCGAGGGGTGCACGGCCATGCGCTCGGTGAAGGCGCCGTCGGTGTCCTGCACCTCGCGGCCGCGCTTGCGCATCTGGCTGTAGAACTCGTTGCGCAGGATGGTGAACAGCCAGGCCTTGATGTTGGTGCCCATCTCGAAGCTGTCCTGCTTGGCCCAGGCCTTCATCACGGTGTCCTGCACCAGGTCGTCGGCCTTGTCATGGCGCCCCGACAGCGACACAGCAAAGGCACGCAGGCTGGGCAGAGTG from Thermomicrobiales bacterium encodes the following:
- a CDS encoding sigma factor — encoded protein: MAVPATKTSGIDRPETPSFKRELLATLPSLRAFAVSLSGRHDKADDLVQDTVMKAWAKQDSFEMGTNIKAWLFTILRNEFYSQMRKRGREVQDTDGAFTERMAVHPSQYGHDGPGRLQARRSTACRTTSARRSS